The Legionella sp. PATHC032 genome has a window encoding:
- a CDS encoding GTP cyclohydrolase II, with protein MSPDDSKKKSKGHIVLSSHPARHTQAPLKIKWGEKNPKDRGPVIASLTNIKNRNAVGTHSGSYSVYRALAVAAGLLDPEHVPDLTDTMPPVDIGPHKQWSEAGKIVSLDPWGHLVASVFSEEIKAGYDIRPTIAVTRAHINIPELHIAMQKGRLKPDGKILSETGDVVVTKAAIEPVWYLPGIAERFQVSEALLRRTLFEQTAGMFPELVTRSDLDVFLPPIGGLTAYFFGDVTTIHNPEIELTCRIHDECNGSDVFGSDICTCRPYLVHGIELSIESAQKGGAGLIVYNRKEGRALGEVTKFLVYNARKRQKGGDTAAKYFERTECVAGVQDMRFQELMSDILHWLGITKIHRFVSMSNMKYDALLKSGINVIERVKIPDELIPPDARVEIDAKRAAGYYSPEGIIDINELAKSKGRALHE; from the coding sequence ATGTCACCAGATGATTCAAAGAAAAAATCAAAAGGACACATTGTCTTGTCTTCTCACCCGGCACGTCATACGCAAGCCCCATTAAAAATCAAATGGGGTGAAAAAAATCCTAAAGACAGAGGGCCTGTTATTGCCTCTCTCACCAACATCAAAAATCGAAATGCCGTTGGAACTCACTCAGGGTCTTATTCTGTTTACAGGGCCTTGGCAGTAGCCGCTGGTCTGCTTGATCCCGAACACGTTCCTGACCTGACCGACACCATGCCCCCTGTTGATATAGGGCCTCATAAACAATGGAGTGAAGCAGGTAAAATTGTCTCTCTCGATCCCTGGGGACATCTTGTGGCTTCTGTTTTTTCCGAGGAAATAAAAGCAGGATATGACATCAGACCAACAATTGCAGTCACAAGAGCACATATTAATATTCCGGAATTGCATATTGCCATGCAAAAAGGCAGATTAAAACCTGATGGGAAAATTTTAAGTGAAACTGGGGATGTTGTGGTAACAAAGGCCGCGATTGAACCAGTGTGGTACTTGCCTGGAATTGCAGAGCGCTTCCAGGTTTCAGAAGCATTGCTAAGACGTACTCTTTTTGAACAAACAGCAGGAATGTTCCCTGAATTGGTAACCCGCAGTGATTTGGATGTTTTTTTACCACCGATTGGCGGCTTAACTGCTTATTTCTTTGGTGATGTGACCACAATTCATAATCCGGAAATCGAATTAACTTGCCGTATTCATGATGAATGTAATGGCTCTGATGTCTTTGGCTCCGACATATGCACCTGCAGACCTTATTTGGTTCATGGAATTGAGTTATCCATTGAATCGGCACAAAAAGGAGGAGCCGGTCTTATCGTTTATAATCGCAAAGAAGGAAGAGCGCTGGGGGAAGTCACTAAATTTCTCGTTTATAATGCCAGAAAAAGACAGAAAGGTGGGGACACTGCCGCCAAGTACTTTGAAAGAACCGAATGCGTTGCCGGTGTTCAGGATATGCGTTTCCAGGAATTAATGTCCGATATTCTTCATTGGCTGGGGATCACTAAAATTCATCGCTTCGTTTCAATGTCCAATATGAAATACGATGCCTTGCTCAAATCCGGAATTAATGTCATTGAACGGGTAAAAATACCAGATGAACTGATTCCCCCAGATGCCCGGGTAGAAATAGATGCCAAGCGTGCAGCAGGATATTACTCACCAGAAGGAATTATTGATATCAACGAATTGGCCAAATCCAAAGGACGAGCCCTTCATGAATAA
- a CDS encoding URC4/urg3 family protein, with translation MNNQEQQIQNVLNMLRDPHTIRAQSHRILNLAKQNQLKHFSLNPEKMTTTASYIVDIITSRYPELDIPYHSRWRHFEMDGLARVNKLRKQLEPISPSTWGKILYELVIISVFLDAGAGPLWRYKEAITEKEHSRSEGLALASLYLYESGAFSADPNNPFRVDAERLLDFKETDLIKGFQVTPTNLLEGIPGRVSLLNRLGEIIHRKRHYFNHQGRLGEFYTYVGSLQNNNILSATQLFQAVLEAFNDIWPVRLIYHGVSLGDVWIHNALKTEEPGSEYIPFHKLSQWLTYSLVEPLEQTGIHVTDLNALTGLPEYRNGGLLIDTELLKVRNHEILEQPQDPGSEPIIEWRALTVALLDELALLIRQQLNMNAESLPLAKILQGGTWEAGRQIAQRKRINGTPPIQIISDGTVF, from the coding sequence ATGAATAATCAAGAGCAACAAATACAAAATGTTCTGAATATGCTTCGTGATCCTCACACCATCCGTGCACAGTCACATCGTATTTTAAATTTGGCGAAACAGAATCAATTAAAACATTTTTCCCTGAATCCAGAAAAAATGACAACGACAGCATCGTATATCGTAGACATTATTACCAGCCGTTACCCTGAACTCGATATTCCATATCACAGCCGCTGGCGTCATTTTGAAATGGATGGTCTTGCTCGAGTTAATAAGCTGCGCAAACAACTTGAGCCAATCTCCCCCTCAACATGGGGAAAAATACTCTATGAACTGGTCATCATCAGTGTTTTTCTGGATGCAGGGGCAGGACCGCTTTGGCGCTATAAAGAAGCCATCACAGAAAAGGAACACAGTCGCTCTGAGGGATTAGCACTGGCCAGTTTATATCTTTATGAAAGCGGAGCATTTAGTGCTGACCCCAACAACCCTTTCCGCGTGGACGCCGAGCGTCTGCTTGACTTTAAAGAAACAGATCTCATAAAAGGTTTTCAGGTCACCCCAACCAATTTGCTTGAAGGAATACCCGGACGAGTATCCTTGCTTAATCGTCTTGGAGAAATTATTCATCGTAAGAGACACTATTTTAATCACCAGGGGCGCCTTGGTGAGTTTTATACTTATGTTGGATCCTTGCAAAACAACAACATACTGTCTGCTACCCAATTATTTCAGGCCGTCTTAGAAGCTTTCAATGATATATGGCCTGTTCGATTGATATATCATGGTGTATCTCTAGGTGATGTTTGGATCCATAACGCATTAAAAACTGAAGAACCAGGCTCTGAATACATACCTTTTCACAAATTATCGCAATGGCTCACTTATTCTTTAGTAGAACCACTGGAACAAACCGGTATTCATGTCACTGATTTGAATGCGCTGACCGGCTTGCCTGAGTATCGAAATGGTGGTTTACTAATTGACACCGAACTATTAAAAGTAAGAAATCATGAAATTCTGGAGCAACCTCAAGACCCCGGCTCAGAACCCATAATTGAATGGCGTGCTTTAACCGTGGCCTTGCTCGATGAGTTAGCTTTATTAATCAGGCAACAGCTCAACATGAACGCGGAATCTCTTCCTTTAGCGAAAATACTGCAAGGAGGCACTTGGGAAGCAGGGCGACAGATTGCTCAAAGAAAAAGAATTAATGGTACACCCCCAATACAAATTATCAGTGATGGCACGGTATTTTAA
- the upp gene encoding uracil phosphoribosyltransferase yields the protein MDFNQVMVINHPLIQHKLTIMRKKETSTVKFRTLMHEVSMLLAYEVTRDLEIEYEEIETPLATMQSPVLKGKKLVFVSILRAGNGLLDGMLQLVPTARIGHIGLYRDPKTLEAVEYYFKLPEHTEDRDVIVVDPMLATGNSAIAAVKEVKALHPKSIKFLCLLAAPEGISNFHGEHPDVPIFTAAIDEQLNDHGYIVPGLGDAGDRLYGTKLAH from the coding sequence ATGGACTTCAATCAAGTAATGGTTATAAATCATCCCCTCATTCAGCACAAACTCACCATAATGCGGAAAAAAGAAACCAGCACTGTAAAATTTCGAACACTGATGCACGAAGTAAGCATGCTATTAGCTTATGAAGTCACTCGGGATTTGGAAATAGAATATGAAGAAATAGAAACTCCCCTGGCTACTATGCAATCACCTGTTTTGAAAGGAAAAAAACTTGTTTTTGTCTCGATATTACGTGCGGGTAATGGTTTACTGGATGGCATGTTACAACTAGTTCCTACTGCCCGAATTGGTCATATAGGTCTCTACCGAGATCCTAAAACGCTCGAAGCAGTCGAATATTACTTCAAACTACCTGAACATACAGAAGACAGAGATGTGATTGTTGTTGACCCCATGCTGGCAACAGGAAATTCAGCCATTGCCGCGGTTAAAGAGGTCAAAGCCTTACATCCCAAATCAATTAAATTTCTTTGTTTACTGGCCGCTCCTGAAGGCATTTCCAATTTTCATGGAGAACATCCTGATGTCCCAATATTCACAGCAGCCATAGATGAGCAACTGAATGATCATGGATACATTGTTCCTGGTTTAGGAGATGCAGGCGACAGACTATACGGCACAAAATTAGCCCATTAA